tttcaacgaTAGTTTCATGAGCTGGATCGCTGGATGTTTCCACATATGTTGACGTGTAAATATCAATCCACGGTCTTGTGATGGTTACGGGTATTCCTTCGGCAGTTGATGACGTAGTAACGGCGGCGTCAGCTGGAGCAGATGAAATTTTGGCACTGCACATTTTAACTACAGTGGATGAAGGAAGGGGACTTATGACATCATTTAGGGTGGAAATGCACCAGAACTAGTGGTGTTGGCCGAATTGAATGAGACAACGCTGGAACCAGTTAAAACTGATGAGGTACTAGGACGAGTGCTCTCATTTTCAGTGGAGGCTCGTTTGTGCAGAGACCAGCTAGTACTCCAGAAGACCTATTACTTGTACTTGTAGTCGATACGGTTGTTTCGGTCGTGATGACAGCAGATGAAACCCTGAATGAGCTGAAACTTGTTGGAGCTTTCAATGATCACTTCGTCAGTTGgcaaattatcaaagaCTAGTGAAAATAGAAGTCTTCGTGTAAGCCTCTGCGTAAATGCCGTTCtagatttttgttctatTAGCTATTATGCCAGTTATagtaaaattttgaggGATCTAAGATAGTGCAGTTAGCTTGAGGTAGATTACTGTTGGAGAAATAGACGTATGCCGGAAAATTGTCATAAATATAAGTATCGTTTAACAATTGTTTATTAATGGGGAGATAATGAAAGCACCTGAATAATAAGCATTTTAATAAACAATTTTCATAGGCTACTAGTAGCGTATACTAACACCGATCCTGTGTATGACTATCATTCTGTGATTCAATAGCATTGATGTAAAATTAGTCGACGCAAGAGTATATTCCTGTTGTTCACAGCATCCGAATGCAGCCCCGCTGCCGATTAACAAGATTGCCTTGGCATCTGCTGTGTCAAAGGCGAATATGTGAGGACTAGTTTCTGGAGGTAGAAGATAGACTGTCATTTCCATTATTACGTTGTTGGAGTTGTATAGAGGCCAGAGAGATAAGAACTCCAATAGGCAATATCTGGGTCGCAATCATCGCCTTCACGTTAGAGAACTTAAAAATATATGTCAGAACAACTTCGATCGTCACGTTTCATAAGCGCCGCAATCTCGATATGTCACCTACAGACAACAAAGTCAAAGTGGTGGGGAACATATAATCACGAATAGATGTCTGAACGTTCTATCAAGTACAATGATCAGTTTTATCGAAAAATCTAAGGTAAACTACAACTACAATACGGCTCTTATGTataaagattttgaagTAACAATAGTCTTCTGTTAAATCAACGTCTATGGCCAACTCATGAATAAGTCACATCTGCCACTAAATATTTACTGTAGCAATATTACTGGCAGCCAATGAAGTAAAAATCCGGTAGGAACATTTGGTTTATGTTAAGTACTTCTTCCACTTTAAGccatcaaggaaaaaaaaaaaaagtccaTTGCGAAGCTAAATTCATTGCcaagaattcatcaaagTTTTTACGCGTTGCATGATAGTTCATGATAACCTAATGCGCTTGCGATCAGGTAAGTGCTCTATATACAGGGGTCATTTTACTTCCTAAAAAAGCTTGTAAAAAGGAACCTGCTAGATCTGGAGGCAAATTAAAAATCTTTTTAcagataaaaaatttgatttcatcACGGTGATGTAATGCAATTTAACCGTTGGATGACCGcggaaaaataaaaggacGCATGAAGCCTATGAAGCtcgtaaaaaaaatataaaatctTCCACTGCGCGGTTCTCAGTGGGGAGGAGACATCCGCATAGTTTTAACATCAAATAAGGATTTCGCATAGGAAAACATTTTAAAAAGCAAATGTGAATGTAGGCTGGCCAAAAAATGTGAACTACGTATTTGGTAtcacaagaaaaatttaaaagAATTTGTCGGAGCTGTGCCTTGAAAGAACGAGAGCTGTTGAGAAAAATAGTGGTTTGCCAAgtgtcttttttttcatgcGCAAGTTCTCAGGCAGAAGCAGACATAATCTCCCTCTATGGCCATTTCTGTATTTCTACTGATGCGAGAGGCTTAAACTTTAAACGGTATTTGTTCGTTGTACTTAGAATAGTTTCATGGGCACCTTattttaataatattaaagTTGACATAGGTAGATTTTCCTCCTTCGAAGAGGACGGAATTCTACATATGTCCAGTTCCCACTGTTATCCGGTCTTACTTATTCTAGGCCGCACAGGTATGAAAATTAACAATAAGGCTTTACCGTATCCTATGGCCACCCATAACGTCATAAAGCAAACTTTTAGCTTCTTCGTGAGAATTCAATCGATACTCCATCACTGTCGAactaatttttcaagctttCAATTTTGTAAATGTCTCCACGGAATCTGATGTTTTATACTGCAAGGTTGCCAGCAGGGGCCAACTTCTGCGGCGTTGGGCGAAAATTCGATTCTGGATATGCTGGTGAAAGAGCCGATGAATGATTTACGACTTAAAGTCTACGCACGAAGATTTAATCGGCTCTTTTGGCATTCTAACATAAGGAGGGAGGATCTTATATCGTGTTTGGACGTTCTTGTGTTTCCGACTCATTTTATCTCTATAGTGATAGTTTCAACCTCTAGCCCTTGCTTTTCTCCAAAAGTTTATCCGCAAATGTATCAAGAAGGCCCTTAGAACGTGATGTACATACACAAACTCAATTTGAACCTTGATATTTATGTCAAGGACAACAGTTTCtgagaaaaattcatttgaaaGTGCATGCGTTTTGAGACTGGATAATGTTTAGAGATTATCCTTCAGTGTTGAAACGGTTCGACCTTTTTTTGCGGAGATTCCTCTCAACTTTCGTTTTTCATGTCCACTAATAAGCACCTTCTTGTTTCTAGGACCATATCAAGGATATCCTACGATGACTTCTTGTATTATGTCAACAGTACGAACTTCATACACGTATTAAATAATCAACGGTGAGACACGTCTGGTTTTCAACCTTCTGAGAGCGTACATCATTTTTCGGTACTTTCTTCCCAATTGATACTTCTGTTACAAGTTAGTCAAGTCGGGGAAAAATCCGAGCAACCTCTCAAAGTCAGTTTCCGTTAATTGGTCAAAAGCGTCACTGTCATAGTTCATGATATCAACTCCATTCTGTAAGGGATCAACATCACCACTAAAGTTTCTTGAGAATTCTTGATCGGAGACcagtttttccaaaatttttaaaaTCTCTAGGTTTAAGCTTCCTAGGACCAGCGGATTGTTGAGCTTTGAAGCGATTGAAAACGATTTGCTTCGACTTAATCCCCATTTTAGGCCAACAAttttatgaatttttctgtACTTTTCATTCACATTGGCGCTACTTTTCCAGTAATCTACTATCAGTGAAGACAACTCGTCAGTATCTACcaaatatataatataccGGAATATAGTGACTGATATGAATGAACCGATATAATGCTTCTCTAAATTAGAAGTAATAATTTCGATCAGCAATTTCATATGGTATGACATTAGTTTAATCAGTCCATCAATAACCTGAATAATTTTCGTGTTTCTATCATCTTCCATTCCCGTGAATACAGCGGGTCGGCCACATGTACTTTTCTTGAAGGATAACTTAACGAGTAGAGTGGCCTGAAATATAAGTAGTCTGAGTATGGAGCACCAAACGACTTTTTGGGTTACAAACCCGAAAGGCTCTCGTAAGTGAGCCAAGCTTCCGTTGAAGTATTCTGAGACTAATTTAAGCAACGTCAAATAATCTTGCATAGCGGTAAAAGTAAAATGATGGTAATATTTCTCGTATTCAGAGGGATTCTCGaagcatttcttttcaaagtacAAGGCCAAACTGTGATGGACATTCATAGTACTAGTATATCCGATAACATTGGTCATAaatgtttcattttcttcaaaggttctcaaatcaaaaagctCGCCGTTTGCAAACAAAGAAGGAACGTTAATATGCAAGCTTTTCAATTTAGGCTCTTCCGGAGAATTTAACAGAATaggaaatttttgatttaaaaaattcttggCTCTATCAATATTATTtaatatttctttcaaatacgAAGAACCATTAATTGGTGCGCAGGAAGTTAACAGTTCCTGTAATGATAAGTGGAAATGATAGATATCCTCTGATATAGCCATTAATGATAAATCTAGATTATTAGTAGAAGtgtagtttttttcaaacagCTCAGGCAGTGATTCGTCGATCTTAATAAAGGACCGTAGATATTCCAAACTCAGTATGTCAGAATCACCCTCCGGTGTTGACATTTGGAATTTTAAAAACTGGACGCCTAAccataattttcttcttaaaTTGAACAGCCTCGGATAATCGTCCTCTTCGATGATATATCTGGTGTATTGGAAGGGTTCTTCGTTTAATCCTAGTTTTATTGCAacttcattcaaaaacttcagaTTTAACAAGTCGCTGTGGGAGGGATACATGTCAATCTGATCTGGATTCAGGCACCGtaatatgaaaaaatataacaaacaacaaaacGTGTGCTCATTCGTATATGTGAAGACATTCATGAGAGAAATAAGTTTGTGAGCAATTAGTGACAAATTATTAGCTTTCACCTGGGAggattcttcaaaaagaatGTCGTTGCGTAAGGTTAAACTTCTATGAGAAAGAGCCAATATAATGGTTAGTAGTGTGATAGTTTCCAGGTTTCTTCTAGATTTCTTATCGTTTAATACAATGGTGTAACCATTGAAGTTGTTTGGCTGCAAAAATTCCTTCATATTTCCTTCAAATAATGATATTTCCAAGAACGGGTACATCGGATAAATTGCCTTGTAAAATTCCGTCAATAAGGTGTCAACCTCATGCTTGTTCAACAAATATTGAGATAGCTCCTGCAAAAGGATATCAATTGAGATTTTGTCGTTACGTTCTTCAGGATAGGCTTGCTCATAATCATACGTATTATATAAAAAGTCCACTGGCGGAGACAATTTACTCAATTTAGAAGTACCATCACAAAATATCAACGCGGCtttatcaataaaaaacaagGGTCCGATATCACTAATTGGTAagttcatttcttttttctcactATCGATAGACGCATTCTCACGATGGCGTTCAACATCAATCAGTATTTTCCCGTGTATGCAAGTGGTTAAAGCTTTGGAGAATAAATCTTGTTGAAGGATGCTGTGGAAAGCAAACGGGCTATCAACAATGGTTGTATTATTCATAACCACAAGTTTTTCATGTGCGTTCCATAGCCTCAGggcaaaatttttcatttcccAGTCTTTAGCACTTGCATATGGAGTGAAAGTAGAAGAGTCACTTgtggaaattgaagaggGAGTAATGCTCTTAATACCGCCGTGTGTGCTATTAGTGGTGGGAGGTGATATGTTAGTTCGTCCTGGTTCTATTTCGTAGGTGCAGACTGAAGATGAACTCTTGCATTTCGAGCATGTGGGCCAAAGTTTGTCGCATTTAGTCTTTCTCTGTTTACACCgcaaacaaacaaatgaTGGTTTTGCCTTCTTTCGAGTTGCAAGGTTCATGTTCAACACTGTCGACTCGCCTTGCGATCGGTTATGGGTGGCGAAAGAAATTCTTATCTCcacttttctcttttaaaGGTTTTGTCTTGGCATTGCCTTTAGAGGAGCAAGACATGTAGAGAATACGTGCTTGAGCTCGCTTACGTAAACAAAAGGTTCCAAcggcaaaaaaaaaaaaaaataaataaaaagtaGCCACACTGATGTAAAATCagatattattatattattgaAGTAAATTAAATTATATTGGGGCGGAGTAGCGAGTAAGAAAAGTACCTATATTCGTAAGATATTGTTCCtaatctttcttcttttgccCTGCTGCCTTTTCAGCATTAACGTAGGTAGTGTAGTCCAGGATTTGCAATAGTTGCCAGATGGACCACGCCAAGAACGCGCCTAATAGCGGACCAATCCAATAAATCCAGTGGTAAGTGGGGAAATATCTGGCAGCAACGGCAGCGCCCAAGGATCTTGCAGGGTTAACACCGGTACCGGTGTAGCCGGTCAAAGCGACATGGGCAATGAATAAGGAAATGCCGATTGGAAACGCAGCCATGAAGTTGGTTTCACGCTTTTCAACAGCCGTCATCAAAACAGTCAGACACAATGCAGCTGTACCGAACATTTCCAAGAATAACCCCCTGGATCTGGAACAGCCTAGACCCAAGGAATTGGCAAAGAGGACCTTACCTGGGGTCATGGCACTAGCAGCACCACCAGCAGCCATCCCAGCAATGATCTGAGAGAACCACATCACCACACATCTAGTGGGTGAGATAGCTCTGGCCAAGCATAGAGAAAGAGAGACGGCCGGGTTCAAAGCACCACCGGAGACACCAGCGAAACACCAGATAGAAAACATGACGGAAAACCCAAAACCAAGGGCAATCATGATCAATTGACCGGGGTGGGAACCTTCCGGTTCAGTTTTCAAGGAAACATCATTATTAGCGACGTTACAAATAACGTAAGCGCACCATAAAAACATGAAAGTCCCACAAAACTCACCCACGGCAGCAATGAGGTGGTTTCTCAAGGTGTCCCTGTCGATATTGAAACGGGAATGCTTTGTTTCAGGCTGCTCAGGCGGAATATAGGCATTATCGACACCGCTTGGGTCCAAATGcgaaatgtttttttcaatgtcgTTAGATTCGGTGGACATGGTGGTATGTATGAATGATAGCACTTTTTTGATTACTTGCAAGACGGCTGTAACTGCTCCAGAACACAAAATTATGCACGTTCATCAGTCAAGGACAAAAACTAGCTTATTTATACTGCCAGCAGAAGAGGGGTGGATATGATCTGCGGTAAAAGTTATCAAGAGCATAATAACGCCGTCCCAACCCGTTAATGATGGGCATTATGCGCTATGGACAAgaacatttctttttgttatCAATTTAACTTCTCTTAACCTGCAGCTGCACTCATAAAGCCCACCACTATAGGGGAGTAGGAAAAACGTCTAGAAGGATTGGACAAGGTAAGCCCTATGGCGGTGCTGTTTTAGCGGCAAAAGGTAATCTGCGACGTTAAAACTTACCTCGCTGTCGTTTCAACCGTAGTGAAAATGTCgtagtggtggtggtgCACACTAAAATAACGCTAATCAAATTAGAACTATGAAAAAGCTTCGAAGGTTTCTTAgcatttgcaaaaaatgtCCTGGTATCTAGTTTTCTCGAAGCCAAATGAAGGCCGAGAACGGAAAGCGCTACTTCCGTTGGTCCAGAGTAATTTTAAGTTTTGTCGGGACATTATTTCCTTGATAAAAATACCGTAGAGAACTCGTTCCCAAAATGGGACTtaaagtttgttttttttactcGGCATCAAAAACGGAAAACGTCGACGCCGCCTATATTAACATTCTCAAGAAATTAATTAACAGCATGCATATTGCACTGCTCAGCCAGCTTCTGAGCTTAAAAAACGGAAACAATTAATTTTAGGCAGTTATAGAAAGATGCTGGCTTTTAGGTATGTGAAGGTTTTTAGCACCGTAAATATGTATCTATGTGTAGACGGAGGGGCGTAAAGGAAGGGGGGGAGGGGACTAGGCGGAAGACTCACCAGCATTggtattcttcaaaatattcgATTACCCTTTCAGGATAATCGATAATTTTTCGGGAAACGTTGTTTCTTACATCGTCGACCAGGACGGGCGGACCGCAGCATACGATCGCTAAAGAGTCTCTTGGTATCGATTTCCTTATTGTTTTGTCGATTACCTCATTAAAATTGGGTCTTGTGTGCTCGATCTGGGCAAAGCTTGTTAGTTCGGCCATTAAATCATTGACATTTGTTAGTTGGTCACGTGCATCTGCTTTCTTCATAACAGCAGTTTTCTGCGTGAGATATATCTGCACGTTGACACGGGATCggttttccttcaattctAAGATTTCAGAGTTGTAACCACTCAGAAACGCAAGATTCTTGATCGCTATGATTAAATTTATATTTGCTGATTTGTCGGGTCCCCGTGAAAGTTTTATGGCATGGTCTAATGGGCCAGGTAAGCCTGACCCTCCGCTCAATAATAGCAAATGGTCGAATCTGTCCAGCTTGTGATTACTAGGCCCATATGGTCCTTCAATGGCCACTCGGAGCTGCAACTTACCATTTAATGATTGCAAGATCCGGTTGTATATGAACCTTGTGAGACCATTCTTCGGTTTGATCACCAAAACACATTTATCTCCTTCGTCGATAATGGTGAATGGATGGCATTGCCAAAACACCAATGGATGTAAGAAGTAAATGAAACAATACTGACCCGGCTTGGAATGCCAGTTGTGGTTATGTTTGGGTATGATTACTTTGAACATTTCGTCATGAGGGTTCTTGCTGGTGTTCAAATTGATTAGTGTAGCTTTGGGGAATCTGAATTGCAAAATGTTCCAAATTCTGAATACTTTCTCAAACCCCCAGATAATCAAGGATATCACAATCCATTCTTTCCAACCATTGAAGATCTTGACGTGTttccaacaacaataaaagaacaGAATGGCCAATACGATATGCGTGTACAGGAAAAACTCGTAGTGGGTTTTCCTTACCAATCCTAGTGATAAAATCAGCAAGACGGAAAGCGTCGTTATAGCTGCAATGCCAAACTTCCAGTATAACTGTTTGTTGCTCGCTGTAAAGCTGTGGCTGGCCAGAGCAAATAACGAATACGAAAGGGAATGTACTGTTGCATTCAAGACCATGATTCTACCGATCCATTTATGAAAACTAATGAATGAGTTGAATTTGAGTCCTGTcagaaattccaaaaaactATTCCTTGCcgtgaagatgatgattaAAGGAAACTGTGTAAATGCCAATATCCCGGATCTATCGGCTACTAACCTGGTAAATTGTGACAGACggttttggaaaataagaTTATATGGATCTATGATGTAGTCTATGGACAAAAATATGACGTTAGCCAATGAGTAGCCAATAATAATCCACGATTCTAAGGAACTTGGCATCAAACCCGTAAAGACTTCCAAATCCATGAACTTGAAATGGTTAGCATGCTTATCGATTAAAAATGTGGGCAATACAAAATGGCCTCGAATATAGTTGATAAATCGAGACCGGAATAGCGCTCGATTCAACCCATTGTAATGACTCATATGGAAGAACATGGCGATGACTCCCACTGCAACGAAATAGTAACTCAAATACGTACCATATACGCTACTGACATCCAAATTATAAGCATGAGCATGAAATGCTCGTATCCATTTGTTCCTCGTTTTACAATCGACCCGGATTGATGTGGATAAGTGTTCAACAGAACTATAGTCACCTATAGCGTGCAAGGAAGCATTATTCAAAGAGAAGTAGTACTGTTCTAACGAAATGTTGATAAACTTTCCATCGACGAACGAGCAGGTATTCCGTACGTAGCCCAAGCTTCCTTCGAAACTTGTGTTGTCTGTGGAAGGAGCGTGGTCTGTGAGTGAATTAAAGGTACATAATGACCAAGTATCAAACGCCGGCGGATAAGAGCATACGGTAGAGTAGAACCCGGGTGAAAGAGAACTATCGAATGACCATTCCAGAGTGTTGATATACGATGCGCATGCTAGCACAGCGTTGTATTCTAAATGGTCTCGCTTTTCGGTGCTTGGTAACTTTATACTCACAGCGCTTGCTAACGATATCCACCACGTTAGAAGCAGAAGTGGCTTACGCATATTTGTGAGCCACTGTGGTCATTGCTCATTTTAGATGGTCACAGaaaagataatgatgattcATTTGACGACTTTGTGCTCTTTCTTGATCTACATGCATAGTATTTCCATTCTGAATCTGCAATTCAAATACGGGTGCAAAAACCAAACCTGTCGACCGGGGTGCACGGAACCTTGAATCTGTAGGATATTACATTCGTACATAGAATtgcaaaagagaaaattattattataataATTCTATACATGCATTCTGTATATATACGTTGATGctatatatagatatacGCTtctaaatttttggaagattgttgtcattttttgaaatcatttGCCTAATGGGAACCAGCACCTCTGCTGACTCTTTCCAAAACGGAATCGAAGGAGACTTCGGAGAAATCAGTACCTTGTACGTCAGTGGAGACACCGTTCAAAGCCCTTCTTAAAGCATCCTTGGAGGAAGCGTAAACCATCTTGGATCTGACTGGAGCAGTATCTGGGGACCAggtgaagaaaacaatcttGGATCTCTTGCCTTCATTACCATTAATTTCGTATTCAAAATCGTAGATGGCGTAAAGACAGTCATTCTCTGGCAACTTCTCTAAGAAAGAGTCGTAAGATGGATCGTTAGACGTTTCCTTGACAATAATTTCGGTTTTAGCATCGTTCAAAGCGAATAAAATAAATTTGTACTTTTTGCCCAACTTCAAGTCATTGAAAGCGGCAAGGGATTCatcagcaacagcaacacTACACAGAAATTGTACACCCTTCTAGCATGCATCTTATGACTTTTCTCTTCCCCACATTTCCTCAAAAGTTCCATGGTAAAAGGGAGAACAGAAAGGGCGTAAGACAGCGAGACAAAACGGGACCAGGTCAATTAGTTAGTAATTGGCAGTTCACACAGCGCTGTGGGATAAAAAGTTAGCATACCCAGATCTAgacatttttgttttgttaGTTTTTGCTCTAGGCCACGTTTGAAACATAAAGTATGTAGATACTAACtaattctttcttgttttctcttttctcttccaaTTTTGTCATCAAACAGGGGCGGCGTTACCCGATTTGATGATTCTTTTACCCGGATTAAGGATGTTAATAATAAGCTACAAGACAAGATGAGGACATATAGTAGTATGCAGGCATATATAATGGTTTGCTCCAAATTCTGAGGCCATTGATATCTTTTCAGTGAGTCTAATGACGGGTTGCGAGCTTGTTGAAGCTCTGGAGGATAGATGTTACCGACTGGAGGGGGCTTTAGGCACTGGGTATAGCAAGAATGCCGATGTTTCAGTTCAACTTGATAAACTGTACGCGCAGTTACATGATCTGTATTTCCAGAGCCTGAAGTACTCTCAAAACTTACTGGAACTCTTGAATGTTTTCATTGTTGAAGACGTGGGAGATACAAGCACTCCTGATGATATTCATATATTTACTAGTTGTTTTGATGACATCTATTCTCTATATAGTAAATTTGACGATTTGAACAATCAATATATGGAGTTCTCCCAAACCGGTGAGAATTCATTCGATCAGATTCCTTTCAAAGATGCTAATACCCAGACACAACACATTAAGGAACTACCTGGGCTGGTAAAAAATTGCAACGTGATGATTTTGAGATCAATGACAATTTTGAACCGTTTCATTGAGTGGAATATCGAAGTTAATggatttttccaatttcaaaggaaaaggtTATTAAATTTACAAAAGATTGTTTATAGAAAATAATTATACGCACATGTATATATTGGTTCGGAATGTTTGTTAGGTTAGTCCTTTTTAGAGTTCAATTTTTCGACGAAGGCCTTCTTAGCCAGTTCAATTAGAGTTTCTAATTCTCCACTATGTTCACACATGCTGTAAAATATGCTTTGTTTATTCAGTAACAAGGAATATGGATGATCATATTCTTTAACTTCACCAGCATCCATTACTAAAATTTTGTCATAATCAATAACGGATCTTAGTCTATGTGCGATGGTTAAAATTGTACTTCCTTGAAACTCTTTTCTAATGGTTTCTTGTATCTTTGCATCCGAACTATAGTCGATGGACGCAGTAGCTTCGTCTAGCAAAATAATCTTCGGACTTCTTAGTAATGATCTAGCAAGACACATCAATTGGCGTTGTCCTTGAGACAAGTTAGATCCACCTTCACTGACTTCACTACTCAAATCCAAGAATTTATTAATGTTCTCTGAACTATTTGATGAAGTATCGTTGTCCGCTTCTCTTACGGCCCCTTGATGTGATTGTTCTTCACTGATTAGATTGACACGTTTCAAGGCctcaaagatttttttgtcgCTAAATTCGTCATATGGATCCAGATTGGTCTTAATTGTCCCCGAGAATAGTGTTGGATCTTGTGGAATAATAGTTATAGAGCGACGCAACCTTTGCAAATCGACACCAGAAATGTCGATATTATCAATCTTGATATGGCCAGTTTCAGGTTCCAAAAACCTAAACAAGGCGGTAATAATTGTTGACTTACCAGCACCTGTTCTCCCAACAATACCGATCTTAGATTGCGCGTcaacagaaaatgaaacgtTGTTGATCACTCTAGGCAGGTTTGGAGCATAACGTAATGATAAATCATTAACTTCAATCTTACCGTCCTGCGGCCACTGCGATGGAGGCACTTCCTTGTGTTGATTGTATGGTTCTTGCTCAATCTTCATATATTCCTTAACTCTCTCAACAGAATTCATGTTCATCTCTACTTCAGAGTACAACCTCACCAACCATAACGCACCCTCAGTAAAGGAAATCGCATATGTTAAAGATATACCAGCCATACCTGAATCTATATGATCAATATTGAACAATATGAACAAACCAGCCCCAAAGATAACCAAGGATCCAATCATGTCTATTCTAAAGGCCAGCCAACGATTGGCCACCCATAAATAGAAAAACggtttattattttcatcgatTTTTTGTAGATTCTCTTGCATGAATCTCCCTTCGTCACCGAATGCACGAATCGTTGTGACACCAACCAGAGTCTCCGAAAAGTGTTGATAGATTGGTGACCTAGAAATAGAttcaaatcttttcaattcacGAGAACCTGCCATGTAAAAGTAGCCAACGAAATAGTACAAGATCGAAACAACAATAGCGATTGACAAAAATTGCGGGGTAATAAATGTGATCAATATGACGGTAGACAAACATTCAATAAGCGAATAGAAGGCACCTTGGATATAAGGTGTTAGTTCCTGATCAATGGCTTCTATATCCTTGGAAAATCTATTCATAATTCTACCAGTTGGAGTAGCATCAAAAAACCTTATTTTGGAGTGCAGCACTTTGTTTAGGATCAtgttgaatatttttctcGATGCGTTGATACCAGCAGCGAAATTTAGGATAGTTTTACCAGCTCCCAATAATGACTGAGCCAAACCGATTATCAAGTACAAAATGAGATAATACATTGTAGAATGCTTACCAGTGGGTTGGCTTGCGTTTGACATCGTACTTACCTGAAACGAGCCCTTCCAATCTATTAGATCACTAGCTTTCTTAGAGACAAAAGCGATAGCGCTTTGTGCCAGGGGAACAATTTTGGCGATAACATTGTGAGATGCCCAGGCGCGAACCCACCATGATTGTCCAATATACAGAAGTTGGGACGTTAAGAACAATAAGGCCAAAAATGTAACAATTTTCCAACCACcaaagattttcaaataccATTTATAGACATCCATGCCAACTACACCCTCTTCTTtcgtttcttcttcaattaaTCTACCGTCCTCAGCACGTTCAGCTTCTGTTCTCATTGGTTTTTGGAGTTTCGTAGATTCGAATTGTGGGGAGTTGTTGTTCACGCTaat
This genomic window from Saccharomyces kudriavzevii IFO 1802 strain IFO1802 genome assembly, chromosome: 12 contains:
- the LDB18 gene encoding Ldb18p (similar to Saccharomyces cerevisiae LDB18 (YLL049W); ancestral locus Anc_4.3), with translation MTGCELVEALEDRCYRLEGALGTGYSKNADVSVQLDKLYAQLHDLYFQSLKYSQNLLELLNVFIVEDVGDTSTPDDIHIFTSCFDDIYSLYSKFDDLNNQYMEFSQTGENSFDQIPFKDANTQTQHIKELPGLVKNCNVMILRSMTILNRFIEWNIEVNGFFQFQRKRLLNLQKIVYRK